Within the Arthrobacter caoxuetaonis genome, the region CGCAGCTCGACGCGGCGCGCGCCCAGGCCGAAGCCGCCGGCATGCTGGCCATGGCGCAGCCCCAGCTGGATGCCCAGCAGGCCCAGCTCGATGCCGGCCGCGCGGAACTCGAAGCGCAGGCGGCCGCGGCCGAAGAGAAGGCACCGCAGCTGGAACAGGGAGCCGCCCTGCTGGACATGGCCTCCAACATCCGGATGGTGTCGGAAGACGGCAGCACAGCGATCCTGACCGTGGTCTTCGAGGACCCCCAGATGGAGGTCACACAGGAGACGAAGGACGCCCTGGTGGCCGTCTTTGAAGACGCACCGGTCGACGGCGTCACCACTGACTTCTCCACCGACATCGCCCAGGGCATCCCCAGCATCGTGGGCATCGGCGAGGTTGTTGGCCTGGTCGTAGCCGCCATCGTGCTGGTCGTTATGCTCGGCACCTTCGTCGGCGCCGGCCTGCCGCTCATTTCTGCACTGATCGGCGTCGGAATCGGCGCCCTCGGCGCATTGGCATTCTCCGGCGTCGTCGAAATGATTTCCGTGACGCCCGTGCTCGGCCTGATGCTGGGCCTCGCGGTGGGCATCGACTACACCCTCTTCATCGTCAACCGGCACCGCCGCCAGCTGAAGCAGGGCTATGACCTCGAGGAGTCCATCGCCCTGGCCAACGGCACCTCCGGCAACGCCGTCGTCTTCGCCGGCGCCACGGTGCTGATCGCCCTGCTGGCCCTGAACATCACCGGCATTCCCTTCCTTGGCCTGATGGGCACAGTCGGTGCTGCCTGCATCGCCATCGCGGTCATGATCGCCGTGACGCTGACCCCGGCGATGCTGAAGCTCGTCGGCATGCGGATCCTCAGCAAGAAGGAACGCGCGTCGAGCACCGCTGCGGCTGAGGCCCCCCGGCCCGCAACAGCCCCCGTGAAGCCTATGTCCACTGTGACCGCCGTACTCACCGCACTGGTATCGATTGCTGCCCTGCTGTTCATCGCGGTTCCGTCGCTGGACCTGCGCACCGGCCTTCCCGACGGCTCCTCCGAGGCACATGACTCCACGCAGTACCGGGCATACTCCACGCTGTCGGAGAAGTTCGGCGAAGGCCAGAACGGCACCCTGCTGGTTGTGGCAGAACTTCCGTCGGAACCGACCGAAGCCGAAGCAACCGAGATCCAGGCCGAGATCGCCGGGATCCTGTTCGAACAGGACGGCGTTTCCGCAGTAGCCCCGATCGGCTCATCGGAGGACGGCAGCACCGTCGCGTTCCAGGTTGTTCCGGAGGAGGGGCCGACCAGCGAGTCCACCGAGAACCTGGTCCACACCCTGCGGGACATGTCTCCGCTGAACGATGAGTACGAGATCGGCGTGGCCGGCACGGCCAGCGGCAACATCGACATTTCGGACAAGCTCTCCGATGCACTGCCGATCTACCTCGGCGTTGTGGTTGGCCTGTCCCTGCTGATCCTGATCCTGGTGTTCCGGTCCATCTACGTCCCGGTCATCGCCACGCTCGGCTTCGTCCTGTCCTACTTCGCCGCGCTGGGCGGCGTCGTGGCGATCTACCAGTGGGGCTGGCTTGCCGGTGTCTTCAACGTGGAGACCCCCGGCCCGATCCTGAACTTCCTGCCAACCATCCTGGTGGGAATCCTGTTCGGGCTGGCCATGGACTACATGCTCTTCATCGGCTCCGGCATGCGTGAGGCGTACGCCCACGGCGCCCCGTCACGCGTCGCCGTCGTGCAGGGTGTCCGGGCCGGACGGGCCGTGGTCACGGCCGCCGCCATCATCATGGTTTCGGTCTTTGGCGGGTTCGTCTTCTCGCACAGTGCCATGATCCGTCCGATCGGCTTTGCCCTGGCCTTCGGCGTCCTGCTGGATGCCTTCGTGGTGCGCATGCTGCTGATCCCCGCCCTGATGCACCTGGCCGGAGACAAAGCCTGGTGGCTGCCGAAGTGGCTGGACAAGATCCTGCCGGACGTCGACGTCGAAGGCGCCTCACTGGAGCGCCGGCACCCGCACATGGACCACCGGGAACCCGAGCCCGCAAACCACGGCGGCTAACCGGTCAACTCCAAACAGCAGCTGTCCCGGCCCGGCCGGGACAGCTGCTGTTTTTATTTGGCGTGCGTCATATTCCCGCAACAAATTATGGACTCAGTCAAAGAACCCCCAGCATGTTAATTGGATTGAGTCCATCAATGACTCCAGTCCAAGTAAGTTCAAGGCGCAGCCACATCCCGGGGAGATCAGCGCGGTGCCGGATTCCACCTCCAGCCGGTCCCCCGCCGCTTATCCAGGGAGATACGTACCGTGAACTGCCCCCTCTACGCGCGCGTGCCGGCCCTTGCCGCAGCGACTGCCGCCGCTTTGCTGCTCGGCGCCTGCACCCCCGCCTCATCACCCGACGACGCCGGCGCCTTCCACGCCTGCCTTGACGGGTCTTCGCTGCAGTTCACGGGGATCTCCACGGACGCCGGCGAACTGTCCTGCGGCCCGGACGAAGTGCCCGTGTCCTGGCTGGCGGCCGGCCCGGCGGACGATGCGCCGCAGGTGGACGCCACTGCCAAGCCAGCGGGCCCGGAAAGAGGGGAAAGAGGGGAAAAAGGGGAGAAAGGCGAACCGGGAGATAAAGGTGACGACGGCGCCCCCGGACAGAACGGGCTCACCGGCCCTTCCGGCCCGGCAGGGGCAGCAGGGCCGGCAGGTGCCGCCGGGCCGGCAGGTGCCGCCGGGGCAGCAGGGCTTCCAGGACGGGATGGAAACAGCATCCGCAGCGGTTCCGGACTGCCCGCCGCAGCTCTGGGTATCGACGGTGATTTTTACCTCGATACCGCCAGCTTCGTGGTCTACGGGCCCAAGACCGGCGGGGCGTGGCCGCTCGGCACACAAAGTCTGGTGGGACCACAGGGGCCGATGGGCGCCCAAGGGGCGCCGGGCATCCAGGGGCCTGCAGGCGCCGAAGGATTACAGGGAGTTAAGGGCGACACCGGCGATACCGGACCCATCGGGCCAGCCGGACCACAGGGACCCGAAGGTGCTGCAGGGCCGGTCGGACCGCAGGGGCCACAGGGCCCCCCGGGTCCCGCAGGGGCCGGGACGGTCTTCGTCAGTTTCCTGCCCGGCACCATAGATCCCGCAGCTTTCACCGACGGTGCGGGTTACTTCCCGATCGCCGGCTCGGTGGCTCCCTCCAGCTCGCGAGCCGCTAACGAAATTCGACTGCCGCGCGCGGGGACCATCACCGAGATGAGAGTCGAGATGACGGAACGGACCAGCAGCATCGATGTGTACCTCGTCCGTGACGGCCTGTTCCAACCCCTCATGTCCTGCACGACTACCTCCCAATGTGGGCGCACTGGATCGCTGGCCGTGGCGCAGAACCAGAAACTCGTCCTGTGGGTTCGCGGCTTGGGGCCCGCCCCCATTGAGAACCTGCGCGTATCACTGCTCTTCGAGTAGGGCAGCCGTCTCCTAGATGGCCTTGCCCGGGTTGAGGATGCCCAGCGGGTCCAGTGCCTGCCGGATGGTGTGCATGACTTCCAGCGAGACGTCGCCAAGCTCTTCCTGCAGCCAGTCCCGCTTGAGCAGGCCAATGCCGTGCTCTCCGGTGAGGGTTCCGCCCAGGGACTTGGCGAGGTGGAACATCTCCCCGAGGGCGACCTTGGGCGGTCCTTCCGTCACGGACTCTTCGGGATCCATCACGATCATGGGGTGCAGGTTACCGTCCGAGGCATGGGCAATCGTGAAGATCCGCACCCCGGTGCGTTCGGCGATCGCTTCAAGCCCGGAGACGACGTCGGCCAGCTTCCCGCGCGGCACCCCAACGTCCCCGATCGATACCCGGCCCAGCTTTTCCAGCGATGGGATGGCTTCCCGGCGGGCCGTGACGAGCGCTGCAGCCTGCTCGTCGTCGACCGCCCGTTCACAGATACCAAAGGGTGAGACGGCGTCCATCACCACGTCCTGCTCCAGGAACGCGCCGTGCCCGTCGGTCTGGACCAGCAGGAAGGATGCGCCGCGGGAACGGTAGTCGGTGCCCAGCGCGGCGTCGACCGCTTCCAGGGTCTGTCCGTCCATCAGCTCCATCATGGAGGGCTGGATGCGAGCCGCCACCACGGCCGACGCCGCCCGGGCCGCCTGCTCCACATTCGGGAAGAAGGCGGCAACCGTGGCGGTCTGCACAGGCAGCGGGCGCAGCCGCAGCGTTGCCTCGACGACGATGCCGAGCGTGCCTTCGGAACCGATCATCAAGGCGTTGAGGTCATAGCCGCTGACTCCCTTGATGGTTTCCCGTCCGGTGCGCAGTTCGCGTCCGTCAGCAAGGATGACCCGCAGGGCCAGCACAGCCTCACGGGTGACGCCGTACTTGGCGCAGCGCATACCCCCGGCATTGGTGGCGATGTTCCCGCCGATCGAGCAGATGGCGGTGCTGGCCGGGTCCGGAGCGTAGAACAGACCGTATTGGCCGGCAGCGGCGTTCAATTCGGCATTGAGGACGCCCGGTTGCACGACGGCGAGCTGCTCCTCGGGATCGATGCGCAGGATTTGGTTCATACCGGAGACATCGAGGACGATTTCGCCCTGCCGGGCTGAGGAGGCTCCGGCCAGTCCGGTTCCGGCTCCGCGCGGAACCACCGGCACGCGGTGGGCGGTGGCCCGGCGCAGGACTTCCGCCACTTCCCCGGCGTCCTGGGCAAAGACCACTCCTTCCGGGAGGCTGGCAGCAACAAAGCCTGAACGGTCGGTGCTGGCTTTCAACCGGTCCTCGTGCTCCACGGAAGACCGGGCTGCTGCGCTGAGTACTGCAGCATGCCCTTCCGCAAAGGTGGTTCCGGGTGCGTTCAGGGACTCGGTGCTCACAGACTCTCCTTGCATTGGCAACTTACGGAACCATCCAGCCGAGCACCGGCGTGGACTGCAGCCAGATCAGCAGGGTCATCAGGACCAGCAGCCCCAGGGACCAGCCGATCAGCTTGCGCAGCAGCGTACCTTCCACCCCGTTGAGGCCCACTGCGGCTGCCGCAATGGCCAGGTTCTGCAGCGACAGCATCTTGCCCAGCACGCCGGCGGAGGAGTTCGACGCCGCCATCAGGGTGGGTGAGAGCCCGGTCTCCTCGGCGGCGGCCACCTGCAGCTGGCCGAACAGTGAGTTCGAGGACGTGTCCGAGCCGGTCAGCGCCACGCCGATCCAGCCCAGCAGAGGTGAAAGCAGGGCAAAGAAGCCGCCGGCGGAGGCGAGCGCGACGCCCAGGGTGGTGGTCTGCCCGGACAGGTTCATCACAAAGGACAGGGCCAGCACCGAACACACCGTGACAATCGTCCAGCGCAGGGTCTTCAGGGTGGCCCCGTAGATCCGCACGCCCTTGGCCGGGGCGATGCGGTACAGGATCATCGTCAGGATGCCGGAGATCAGCAGCAGCGTGCCGGTGGCCTTGAGGTGGTCGAAGCGCAGGTTCTGGGCTCCCACCGGATCGCCGGAGGAGTTCACCA harbors:
- a CDS encoding MMPL family transporter is translated as MAEFLYRLGQAAARHARSVLALWIGVLAICGISFALFGGTLSTAISIPNTPTTQVTDRLQQELPEASGGSGSVVFQTEDGAEFTPEQRDAIAALVEDAKGVDGVENAVDPFATEAQREEQARQLSEGQAQLDAGRTQIEAARAELDAGQAQLDAARAQAEAAGMLAMAQPQLDAQQAQLDAGRAELEAQAAAAEEKAPQLEQGAALLDMASNIRMVSEDGSTAILTVVFEDPQMEVTQETKDALVAVFEDAPVDGVTTDFSTDIAQGIPSIVGIGEVVGLVVAAIVLVVMLGTFVGAGLPLISALIGVGIGALGALAFSGVVEMISVTPVLGLMLGLAVGIDYTLFIVNRHRRQLKQGYDLEESIALANGTSGNAVVFAGATVLIALLALNITGIPFLGLMGTVGAACIAIAVMIAVTLTPAMLKLVGMRILSKKERASSTAAAEAPRPATAPVKPMSTVTAVLTALVSIAALLFIAVPSLDLRTGLPDGSSEAHDSTQYRAYSTLSEKFGEGQNGTLLVVAELPSEPTEAEATEIQAEIAGILFEQDGVSAVAPIGSSEDGSTVAFQVVPEEGPTSESTENLVHTLRDMSPLNDEYEIGVAGTASGNIDISDKLSDALPIYLGVVVGLSLLILILVFRSIYVPVIATLGFVLSYFAALGGVVAIYQWGWLAGVFNVETPGPILNFLPTILVGILFGLAMDYMLFIGSGMREAYAHGAPSRVAVVQGVRAGRAVVTAAAIIMVSVFGGFVFSHSAMIRPIGFALAFGVLLDAFVVRMLLIPALMHLAGDKAWWLPKWLDKILPDVDVEGASLERRHPHMDHREPEPANHGG
- a CDS encoding collagen-like protein, with amino-acid sequence MNCPLYARVPALAAATAAALLLGACTPASSPDDAGAFHACLDGSSLQFTGISTDAGELSCGPDEVPVSWLAAGPADDAPQVDATAKPAGPERGERGEKGEKGEPGDKGDDGAPGQNGLTGPSGPAGAAGPAGAAGPAGAAGAAGLPGRDGNSIRSGSGLPAAALGIDGDFYLDTASFVVYGPKTGGAWPLGTQSLVGPQGPMGAQGAPGIQGPAGAEGLQGVKGDTGDTGPIGPAGPQGPEGAAGPVGPQGPQGPPGPAGAGTVFVSFLPGTIDPAAFTDGAGYFPIAGSVAPSSSRAANEIRLPRAGTITEMRVEMTERTSSIDVYLVRDGLFQPLMSCTTTSQCGRTGSLAVAQNQKLVLWVRGLGPAPIENLRVSLLFE
- a CDS encoding FAD-binding oxidoreductase, producing MSTESLNAPGTTFAEGHAAVLSAAARSSVEHEDRLKASTDRSGFVAASLPEGVVFAQDAGEVAEVLRRATAHRVPVVPRGAGTGLAGASSARQGEIVLDVSGMNQILRIDPEEQLAVVQPGVLNAELNAAAGQYGLFYAPDPASTAICSIGGNIATNAGGMRCAKYGVTREAVLALRVILADGRELRTGRETIKGVSGYDLNALMIGSEGTLGIVVEATLRLRPLPVQTATVAAFFPNVEQAARAASAVVAARIQPSMMELMDGQTLEAVDAALGTDYRSRGASFLLVQTDGHGAFLEQDVVMDAVSPFGICERAVDDEQAAALVTARREAIPSLEKLGRVSIGDVGVPRGKLADVVSGLEAIAERTGVRIFTIAHASDGNLHPMIVMDPEESVTEGPPKVALGEMFHLAKSLGGTLTGEHGIGLLKRDWLQEELGDVSLEVMHTIRQALDPLGILNPGKAI